From Eurosta solidaginis isolate ZX-2024a unplaced genomic scaffold, ASM4086904v1 ctg00001023.1, whole genome shotgun sequence, a single genomic window includes:
- the LOC137235828 gene encoding uncharacterized protein — MNIEQQKYAVQSAPSAALLNDSGYTNGYSTPSNSSLTTTSAGASVSSPTSETITYANIPIIPHGQLPTSTSPPLPPPPSTITMMGSASSCVGGTSSFKTPLLPMPTLEDIEGSLLAANGISNSTPAYMPVGILKYPSAASAAAAASVAATPLSLPPPTPSMCGSGIGPGPPNGSPTLPKPPTLTLPASAATSNYFTDTDIPASHAQTQPQQLTPPATLAYSSELLQHTTTTTPVTVLSMQHSTQQTLQQPPPPSVGLLKSTSGVTLGVSSSVNIGSALGSHPSGRGSGMGSSATSAADTKRSTKCCCCFDNGSSSSSTKSQQKKRRRQKAQSIWSAIITNLGICALLLAYTLLGSFIFLTIENEDSTFLHHHHHHYSHHAALQRQRQQLQQQQQRTLNQTWKWR; from the exons ATGAATATCGAACAGCAGAAATACGCCGTGCAATCAGCGCCATCTGCGGCGCTTCTGAACGACAGTGGTTACACCAATGGCTATTCTACGCCGAGCAACAGCAGCTTAACGACAACCTCGGCGGGTGCGTCAGTATCATCGCCTACGTCAGAAACAATCACATACGCGAACATACCAATAATACCACATGGGCAGCTACCAACATCCACTTCACCGCCGCTACCACCACCACCATCTACGATAACAATGATGGGTAGCGCATCTAGCTGTGTGGGTGGCACGAGTTCTTTTAAAACACCATTACTACCCATGCCAACACTTGAGGATATCGAAGGCAGCTTGCTAGCAGCCAATGGAATCTCAAACAGCACACCTGCATATATGCCCGTCGGTATACTCAAATATCCCAGCGCCGcctcagcagcagcagcagcttcAGTAGCAGCAACACCACTCAGTCTTCCACCCCCAACGCCGAGTATGTGTGGCAGCGGGATAGGTCCAGGCCCACCAAACGGATCGCCTACGCTACCAAAACCACCTACTTTAACGTTACCTGCCTCAGCGGCGACAAGCAATTATTTCACTGACACCGATATTCCAGCGTCCCATGCTCAAACGCAACCACAGCAGCTAACACCACCCGCCACTCTAGCATATTCAAGTGAACTGTTACAGcatacaacgacaacaacacctGTAACGGTACTCTCAATGCAACACTCAACGCAACAAACGCTACAGCAACCACCTCCGCCTTCGGTCGGTCTTCTCAAGAGCACTAGTGGTGTTACGTTAGGTGTTAGTTCGAGCGTTAACATTGGCTCAGCACTTGGCAGTCATCCGTCGGGTCGCGGTAGTGGTATGGGCAGCTCTGCAACTAGTGCGGCGGATACTAAACGTTCAACGAAATGTTGCTGCTGCTTTGACAATGGAAGTTCGTCATCGTCAACGAAGTCGCAGCAGAAAAAACGACGAAGGCAAAAGGCACAATCAATTTGGTCGGCGATTATAACGAATCTGGGGATTTGCGCTTTGTTGTTGGCCTACACGTTGTTGG GTTCATTCATATTTCTAACAATCGAGAACGAAGATTCAACGTTTCTAcatcaccatcatcatcattatAGTCATCATGCAGCGCTGCAGCGTCAACGTCAACAattgcagcagcaacaacagcgtACACTCAACCAAACGTGGAAATGGCGGTAA